From the genome of Ignavibacteriales bacterium, one region includes:
- the prmA gene encoding 50S ribosomal protein L11 methyltransferase, translated as MKTYKQYRIQTDPVDVELVSGLLWQLDLDGINETDNGLIVFAGSAKNISQNDIKNILDRIVGEGQIQSFTILEETLEDKNWNEEYEKNVRVIEVTDRIVIKPSFKDYAIKPDQIIITIDPKMSFGTGEHATTKLVLQLIDKYVLGGEKVLDVGSGTGVLGISAVMIGAQSAICIDNDEWCSLNGDENVKANHLENKVEIRLAEIQQIEENNFDLVVANINKHILLDIAEEIKRKIKKTGTLILSGLLIIDEKDIIEKYSSIGFRLLQKNEMDEWCALVLQLD; from the coding sequence ATGAAAACTTATAAACAATACAGAATTCAAACTGATCCTGTTGACGTTGAACTCGTTAGCGGATTGCTTTGGCAGCTTGATCTTGACGGCATCAATGAAACTGATAACGGTTTGATTGTATTTGCAGGCTCGGCAAAAAATATTTCTCAAAACGATATAAAAAACATTTTGGACCGGATTGTTGGTGAAGGGCAGATTCAGTCCTTCACAATATTAGAAGAAACGCTTGAAGATAAAAACTGGAACGAGGAATATGAAAAAAATGTCCGCGTAATTGAAGTAACTGACAGAATAGTCATCAAGCCGTCATTCAAAGATTATGCAATCAAACCTGATCAAATTATAATTACGATTGATCCTAAAATGTCTTTTGGCACCGGAGAACATGCAACAACTAAACTTGTTCTTCAATTGATTGATAAATATGTTCTTGGAGGTGAAAAAGTTCTGGACGTTGGTTCTGGAACCGGCGTGCTTGGCATTAGCGCGGTTATGATCGGCGCTCAATCCGCAATTTGTATCGACAACGATGAATGGTGTTCCTTAAACGGTGATGAGAATGTGAAAGCTAACCATCTTGAAAACAAAGTTGAAATTCGTCTGGCTGAGATTCAGCAGATAGAAGAAAATAATTTTGATTTGGTAGTTGCCAATATTAATAAGCATATTTTACTTGATATTGCTGAAGAGATCAAACGAAAAATAAAAAAGACCGGAACATTAATATTGTCCGGTCTCTTAATTATTGACGAGAAAGATATAATAGAAAAATATTCCTCAATAGGATTTAGATTGCTACAAAAGAACGAGATGGATGAATGGTGCGCGCTCGTTCTTCAATTGGACTAA
- a CDS encoding MarR family winged helix-turn-helix transcriptional regulator, with protein sequence MASEKKQLALDLFEKLSKAYDKYHKVQAKQMFSENLTSPQFGVLEILYKTGPVPLKRLSEEMMVTGANITCVMDNLEKEGFVKRIFSKEDRRVILADLTASGKAKIGSIMPKYSDNIASLTSVLSDHEQKELAKLLSKFEA encoded by the coding sequence ATGGCCAGTGAAAAGAAACAATTGGCATTAGACTTATTTGAAAAATTATCCAAAGCATACGACAAGTATCACAAAGTTCAAGCTAAACAGATGTTTTCCGAAAACTTGACTTCTCCTCAATTTGGAGTTCTTGAAATTCTTTATAAGACCGGTCCTGTACCATTAAAGAGACTCAGCGAAGAAATGATGGTTACCGGCGCAAACATTACTTGTGTGATGGATAATTTGGAAAAAGAAGGATTTGTTAAAAGAATTTTTTCAAAGGAAGACAGAAGAGTTATTCTTGCGGATTTAACTGCTAGTGGAAAAGCGAAGATCGGATCCATTATGCCGAAGTATTCGGATAATATTGCATCTCTTACATCTGTCTTGAGCGACCATGAGCAAAAGGAATTGGCAAAATTATTAAGCAAATTCGAAGCTTAA
- a CDS encoding isochorismate synthase has translation MIINKQIFLDKGSDTYYNQFEASHLFSFSQKIDEQEYQELKKKLLSNNNFLFYWCSPSEDFSFIAYGDIYSISRKEFKNLSEFDDLLKHLPFKIVPGTKDISETSYPLFVGGIKFPSEKTGTLWEDFEFAKWSIPHILALRQGENYKIVINIFGNELNNESTWDYIENILSHKSEPEKEVIEDEGNQIRILSQKPNVDIAQWSVQVNSALKKLSPDELKKVVLARSNEIKFNTVPNIFKQLKQLELNYGNCITFAYRSGASIFFGATPESLFKLNDGFVETDALAGSIERGINDEQDRALELQLLEDSKNLAEHESVVDFIIDRLSPFTEKILFDSQPKVKKYSNIQHLYSQIRGKLKDEVAIFSLLEKLYPTPAVCGSPSNEALKIINELETFDRGLFAGTIGWFNLNGRAEFAVGIRSALLSGKILNAFAGCGIVNGSDPLSEFNESELKLKPILNLFANETIYKS, from the coding sequence TTGATAATAAATAAACAAATATTTTTAGATAAAGGTTCTGACACTTACTACAATCAATTTGAAGCGTCACACTTATTTTCGTTTTCTCAAAAGATTGATGAGCAAGAATATCAAGAACTCAAAAAAAAATTACTGAGCAATAATAATTTCTTGTTCTATTGGTGCAGTCCATCTGAAGATTTCTCTTTCATAGCTTATGGAGATATCTATTCGATAAGCAGAAAAGAGTTCAAGAATTTATCTGAGTTCGACGATCTATTAAAACACTTACCGTTTAAAATTGTTCCCGGCACGAAAGATATTAGTGAAACTTCATATCCATTGTTTGTTGGAGGTATAAAATTCCCTTCAGAAAAGACCGGAACACTTTGGGAAGATTTTGAATTTGCCAAATGGAGCATACCACATATCCTTGCGCTCCGACAAGGTGAAAATTATAAAATCGTTATAAATATTTTCGGCAATGAATTAAACAATGAATCCACTTGGGATTATATTGAGAATATTCTTTCGCATAAAAGTGAGCCAGAGAAAGAAGTTATAGAAGATGAGGGGAATCAAATTAGAATTCTTTCCCAAAAACCAAACGTTGATATTGCGCAATGGTCGGTTCAGGTTAATTCTGCACTCAAAAAGTTATCTCCGGATGAATTAAAAAAAGTCGTTCTTGCCCGCTCAAATGAGATTAAATTCAACACAGTTCCAAACATATTTAAACAACTGAAACAATTAGAATTAAATTATGGCAATTGTATTACTTTTGCTTATAGATCCGGAGCATCCATTTTCTTCGGGGCAACGCCGGAAAGTCTTTTTAAATTGAATGACGGCTTTGTAGAAACAGATGCACTTGCCGGTTCCATAGAGCGGGGAATTAACGACGAGCAAGACCGTGCTCTTGAGTTACAGCTTCTTGAAGACAGCAAAAATTTAGCGGAACATGAAAGCGTTGTTGACTTTATTATCGACAGACTAAGTCCATTTACGGAAAAAATACTTTTTGATTCACAACCAAAGGTTAAGAAATACTCTAACATTCAGCATCTTTATTCGCAGATCCGGGGAAAATTGAAAGACGAAGTAGCAATATTTTCCCTTCTGGAAAAATTATACCCAACACCCGCAGTTTGCGGTTCTCCAAGCAATGAAGCACTTAAAATCATTAATGAACTGGAAACTTTTGACCGCGGACTTTTTGCCGGCACCATCGGCTGGTTTAATTTAAATGGCAGAGCGGAATTTGCAGTTGGAATTCGTTCCGCACTTTTATCCGGAAAAATTTTAAATGCATTTGCAGGATGCGGTATTGTAAACGGCTCCGACCCGCTTTCTGAATTCAATGAATCAGAATTAAAACTAAAACCAATACTAAATCTCTTTGCCAATGAAACTATCTATAAATCGTAA
- the menD gene encoding 2-succinyl-5-enolpyruvyl-6-hydroxy-3-cyclohexene-1-carboxylic-acid synthase, translating into MKLSINRNIVWSDIFINRLVQLGVKYACISPGSRSTPLTLAFASNKNIEVIPIVDERSSGFFALGLAKKTNTPVAIVTTSGTAVAELYPAIIEAYYQRVPLIICTADRPPFLRNRGANQTINQENIYENHIRLFIDAGLPDIKKLSVIKQVAEKAVLSSSIDNLGPVHINFPFEKPFEPHSFTDKIKVDAIEKVFFNTFLEITPVTESKVNFNALSKKFYSKERGIILIGFGHYQNDFAKQVIRLSEKFGYPIYVDGASSLRFGSHSKENLVDNLTAIIRAKDFQKYFDPEIIIQFGGTPTSNVLQHYFKNSKAEKILVNEFGDKNDPSLTAKTVILANPSEFCDSLLQKAANKENRDSCWLIDFQAMNNFSEEIKNEYFKNIKFPFEGRAAIELLNAIPNRSSIMISNSSPIRDIDFFASSNLKQINIFTNRGASGIDGINSTALGIAKTSKKNNYLLIGDLAFYHDLNGLHNAIKYNIAMTIVLINNNGGGIFESLPISEYKEFFTENFSTPLKIDFKKIVEAYGATYYRIKNWKDLKEKVILSSRNKKLTVLEIQTDAKESKFQRQEYWNAVSNRIVKFIHDIKS; encoded by the coding sequence ATGAAACTATCTATAAATCGTAATATTGTCTGGAGCGATATTTTTATTAACCGTCTAGTACAGTTAGGCGTTAAGTACGCTTGTATTTCACCAGGTTCCAGAAGTACTCCGCTAACTTTAGCTTTTGCATCTAATAAAAATATTGAAGTCATTCCGATTGTTGATGAACGATCTTCTGGATTTTTTGCACTTGGACTAGCTAAGAAAACAAATACACCGGTTGCCATTGTGACTACTTCCGGAACTGCGGTTGCTGAGTTGTATCCCGCAATTATTGAAGCGTATTATCAAAGAGTTCCGTTGATAATTTGTACAGCCGACCGTCCTCCTTTTTTACGAAACCGGGGCGCAAATCAAACTATCAATCAAGAAAATATTTATGAAAATCATATCAGATTATTTATTGATGCCGGATTGCCTGATATTAAAAAGCTATCTGTAATCAAACAAGTTGCAGAAAAAGCAGTACTCTCCTCATCTATAGATAACTTAGGTCCGGTCCATATAAACTTTCCATTTGAAAAACCTTTTGAGCCGCATAGTTTCACCGACAAAATTAAAGTTGATGCGATTGAGAAAGTGTTTTTTAATACATTTCTTGAAATAACACCTGTGACTGAGAGTAAAGTAAATTTTAATGCACTTTCCAAAAAATTTTATTCCAAAGAACGCGGCATAATATTGATCGGGTTCGGACATTATCAGAATGATTTTGCAAAACAAGTAATCCGTTTATCTGAAAAATTTGGTTACCCGATTTACGTGGACGGTGCTTCATCACTTAGATTCGGCAGTCATTCAAAAGAAAATTTAGTTGATAACCTAACAGCCATAATCCGCGCAAAAGATTTTCAGAAGTACTTCGATCCCGAAATAATCATTCAATTCGGCGGAACTCCGACTTCAAATGTTCTACAGCATTATTTTAAGAACTCGAAAGCTGAAAAAATTTTAGTGAATGAGTTTGGAGATAAAAATGATCCTTCTCTAACCGCAAAAACTGTTATACTTGCCAATCCTTCCGAATTTTGTGATTCGTTACTTCAAAAGGCTGCTAATAAAGAAAATCGTGATAGCTGCTGGTTGATTGATTTTCAAGCAATGAATAATTTTTCTGAAGAGATAAAAAATGAGTATTTCAAAAATATTAAATTTCCATTTGAAGGCAGAGCAGCAATTGAGCTGTTAAACGCAATACCGAATAGATCAAGCATTATGATATCGAACTCATCACCGATTCGCGATATTGATTTTTTTGCCTCCTCAAATCTAAAACAGATAAATATTTTTACAAACCGCGGTGCAAGCGGAATTGATGGAATCAATTCAACGGCACTTGGAATTGCCAAAACATCCAAAAAGAATAATTATCTTCTCATCGGCGACCTAGCATTCTACCATGATCTTAACGGATTGCACAACGCAATCAAATATAACATTGCAATGACGATAGTTCTGATTAACAATAATGGCGGCGGAATATTTGAATCCCTTCCAATTTCTGAATACAAAGAGTTTTTTACAGAGAACTTTTCAACACCATTGAAAATAGATTTTAAAAAGATTGTTGAAGCTTACGGTGCAACTTATTATAGAATAAAAAACTGGAAAGATTTGAAAGAAAAAGTGATATTGTCTTCGAGGAATAAAAAACTTACCGTTCTGGAGATTCAAACCGACGCAAAAGAGTCAAAATTTCAGCGCCAGGAATATTGGAACGCAGTATCTAATCGAATTGTAAAATTTATCCATGATATTAAAAGTTGA
- the menH gene encoding 2-succinyl-6-hydroxy-2,4-cyclohexadiene-1-carboxylate synthase has protein sequence MILKVDDIEFNLLLNESDLNRDKTPIVFLHGFTGDSSDWQFLFSKLPDNLLPVAIDLVGHGKSGSPFDSKFYTCTAIVHQLNSIFSQLNFQNIILTGYSMGGRVALSYCLKHTQQIKAAIFESANPGIEDICLKKERVEFDFLLAEKIKNEGVESFISFWFETPLFQSLKKLPNFEKIKKKRLENNSTGLANSLLNFSTGLMMSYWDRLNSLNFPVLLISGELDKKYTKINKAMKSKFPAAEHKAILDCGHNVHIEKPEVFTKLVLDFLDTIERKK, from the coding sequence ATGATATTAAAAGTTGACGATATTGAGTTTAACCTTCTCTTAAACGAATCCGATTTAAATAGAGACAAAACGCCAATTGTTTTTCTCCACGGTTTTACCGGTGATTCAAGCGATTGGCAATTTCTTTTCAGTAAGCTTCCGGATAATTTATTACCCGTTGCAATTGACCTTGTAGGGCATGGCAAATCGGGTTCTCCATTTGATTCAAAGTTTTATACTTGTACGGCAATTGTACATCAACTCAATTCGATTTTTTCACAACTAAATTTTCAGAATATAATTCTTACCGGGTATTCAATGGGCGGACGTGTCGCTCTTTCGTATTGCTTAAAACATACTCAACAAATTAAAGCCGCTATTTTTGAAAGCGCCAACCCGGGCATTGAAGATATTTGCTTGAAAAAAGAACGGGTTGAATTTGATTTTCTCTTAGCGGAAAAAATAAAAAATGAAGGTGTTGAATCGTTTATTAGTTTCTGGTTTGAAACTCCGCTGTTTCAATCATTAAAGAAATTGCCGAATTTCGAAAAAATTAAGAAAAAAAGATTGGAGAATAATTCAACCGGTTTAGCTAACTCTCTTTTAAATTTCAGTACCGGATTGATGATGAGTTATTGGGACAGACTCAATTCACTTAATTTTCCGGTTTTACTTATCAGCGGCGAGTTGGATAAAAAATACACAAAAATTAACAAAGCGATGAAATCTAAATTTCCGGCTGCCGAACACAAAGCAATTTTGGATTGCGGTCATAATGTGCACATAGAAAAGCCGGAGGTTTTTACTAAATTAGTTCTGGATTTTTTAGATACTATTGAAAGGAAGAAATGA